The segment CAAACAGCTCAAGCCCGAGGGCTGGCAGCCGGCCGACGTGGCCGGCGTGCTGGCCCGGCAGGGAACCGGCGGCCTGGACTGAAAGCCACGTTCAGAAAGCACGGTTCAGAACGGCGTTTCTTCCTCGACCGCCTGCGGGGCCGGGCGGGCGGCGGGTGCGCTGGGGGCGGGCCGGGTGGGAGCCGGGCGCGCCGCCTGGGGCTGTGACGGCTGCGGCTGGGCTGCCCGACCGCCACCGCCGGGGAGGGCGTAGCGATCCTGTCGTTTGCCGCCCCGGAAGATCGCCAGGGTGACGTACTCGAACTCTCCGTCGGACTTCTCGCGCAGGTGATCTGGATCGGTGCTTTTCGCGCCGCGCGAGTACTTCACGGCGGCGGGGAGTTTCATCTTGCGGCTGTCCACGGCTTCCAGTTCACGGCGGCGGTACGCGTGCCCCTTGTGGATCACGAGTTCCTCGCCGTCGGGGCTGATCCATTTGCGCGCGCCGATCAGCGTCCAGTCGAAGTCGGGTTCGTTGTCGAGCGGGAACTGATAGCCGCCGGTGGGCACCTCGCCGCTCGTCCAGCCGAGGCGGCCGTACTGGCGCTGGACATCCAGCAGTTTGTCAGCGCTGTCCACGTCGACCGTGACGCGCGCTCCGAGATCCGTCAGAAATTCAATATGTAACACAGTCCCTCCTTACGTAAATAACATAACACAGTTTGGGGAGTTGGTGGAGGGAGGTGCTCAGGCCCGCCGGGTCAGCACGTAGAACGCGCGCTCGCCCTCGCGCGCCAGCCCACTGACCTCATAGTCACGGGCCAGATACGCCGACAGCGCCGCCCGCAGGGCCAGACGCCACGCCCTACGGGTGGCCGGTTCCAGGGCCTCCGGGCGAACAGGCACCTCGACCAGCACGCGCCCTGATTCCAGCGCATCATCCACAGGCCCCGGCTCCTGGCGATCCGGCTCTGCGGCCAGGGCCAGTTCCCCCTCGACACGCTCGGGTGGCCGTTCCACGGGCGCGGTGGTCAGATCCCACTCGATCATCAGCCGGTCGGCGGGTTCCGCCGCGTTCCGGTCGTCCGACAGGGCGTACCAGTCCGGGTGGTAGGTGCGGGCCACCGCCCCCAGCTTGCCCAGGTTCAGGCGGGCGTTGCGGGCCACCATCGGGTCAAAGGTCCACGTCATCCGCGTGTACCCCTGTGCCAGCGCCCGCGCCCGCTGTGCGAGCTTCAGCACCACCGCCACGCCGCTGCCCCGCCACTCGGGCCGCACGGCCAGCAGATGCGAGTGGTGCCACCCCTGACCGTCCACGCGGGCCGGAAACCCGTAGGCCAGCCCCACCGGCAC is part of the Deinococcus sp. KSM4-11 genome and harbors:
- a CDS encoding single-stranded DNA-binding protein, which codes for MLHIEFLTDLGARVTVDVDSADKLLDVQRQYGRLGWTSGEVPTGGYQFPLDNEPDFDWTLIGARKWISPDGEELVIHKGHAYRRRELEAVDSRKMKLPAAVKYSRGAKSTDPDHLREKSDGEFEYVTLAIFRGGKRQDRYALPGGGGRAAQPQPSQPQAARPAPTRPAPSAPAARPAPQAVEEETPF
- a CDS encoding acyl-CoA acyltransferase, giving the protein MRALEDVQVAAWGYADREVLPGTMFRISAATGGIVLAAYPAAGDQQEVPVGLAYGFPARVDGQGWHHSHLLAVRPEWRGSGVAVVLKLAQRARALAQGYTRMTWTFDPMVARNARLNLGKLGAVARTYHPDWYALSDDRNAAEPADRLMIEWDLTTAPVERPPERVEGELALAAEPDRQEPGPVDDALESGRVLVEVPVRPEALEPATRRAWRLALRAALSAYLARDYEVSGLAREGERAFYVLTRRA